TGGACGGCGAAGTAGGTCAGATTCTAAAAGATATTATCTCACAAAAAGGTGTTGTTGCTCTTGATTATTGGGACGCAGGTTTTAAACAATTTAGCACGAATAAAAAGCCCATTATTGTGCCTGAAGATGCCAAAGGACAAAAAATGAGAATTATGAGCTCTAAAGTATTAGAGGAACAAACAAAAGTCATTGGTGCTATTCCGCAAGTCATACCTTTTGGCGAAGTATATTCTTCCCTCTCCACAGGTGTAGTTGATGCAGCTGAAAACCCTCTTTCTAATTTTTATAATTCTAAATTTTATGAAGTGCAAAGCTCTGTTACACTCTCAAATCACGGCTATTTAGGCTATCTTGTTATAGTAAGTGATAAGTTTTGGAAACAGCTTCCTGATGACTTAAGGGAAATCTTTAAACAGGCTCTACACGAAGCCACAGAGTTTGAACGCGAAGAAAGCGCCAAAGAAGAAAAAGTATTCCTCAAAAAACTTGAGAAAGATGACACAACAAAAACACAAATCATCACAATAAATGATGAACAAAAAGCATTGTGGGAAGATACTATGCGAGCTATCTATCCTAAATTTTATAATATAGTGGGGCAGGATTTAATTGAAAAAGTTATACAAGTGCAATAATTTGCGGAGAAAATTTGATGTTTTCTTGGATTACTAAACCATTTGTGTGGGCACATCATAACCCACGCATTCTTAAGATTTTTGCCATTTTAGATAAAATTATTGCTTCCATTAATAAAAATATTGCTGTAATTGGCTTAGGGGTAGGTGTGCTTATCACTGCTTTAAATGTATTTTGTCGTTATCTTACTGGATTATTTCCAGATTTTATCCACCTCTCACTTACTTGGGCGGAAGAAATAGCACGATATTGTTTTTTGTGGTCAGCTCTTTTTGGAGCGGCGTATGGATTCAGAAAAGGTGTGCATATTAGCGTTACTATGCTACTTGAACGTTTCCCTCCCCCATATGCTAAAGCTTGTGTGCTTGGCATACATACACTTAATGCAATTTTTCTTGCTTTTATGACATATGCTGGAGTTATGGTATGTTATGATAACTATATTCTTGGTTATATGAGTGAAGCATTGCATAATGTCCCTTTGTGGATTTTTTTGCTTTGTTTGCCTTTAGCATTTTTTGGTGCGACTTATCGCTCCATTGAAAAAATCTATGAAGTTTCTTGGATGGAAGCAGACAAGGTCATTAAAAATGCAGAAAATGAAATGATACACGATAGTGTAACGAAAGATTAATGGAGTATTAATGAGTGTTGCATATCT
This DNA window, taken from Helicobacter sp. MIT 21-1697, encodes the following:
- a CDS encoding DctP family TRAP transporter solute-binding subunit; protein product: MNNKMSALILSCIIGFGFLGCGENKTQESYKVKFAHVVSANTPKGKAADFFAKRVNELSGGKIKVEVFPSAQLVDDDKVFQELARNNIQMAAPSFSKFTPIAKEFNIWDIPFLFRDTNHLHKVMDGEVGQILKDIISQKGVVALDYWDAGFKQFSTNKKPIIVPEDAKGQKMRIMSSKVLEEQTKVIGAIPQVIPFGEVYSSLSTGVVDAAENPLSNFYNSKFYEVQSSVTLSNHGYLGYLVIVSDKFWKQLPDDLREIFKQALHEATEFEREESAKEEKVFLKKLEKDDTTKTQIITINDEQKALWEDTMRAIYPKFYNIVGQDLIEKVIQVQ
- a CDS encoding TRAP transporter small permease, which produces MFSWITKPFVWAHHNPRILKIFAILDKIIASINKNIAVIGLGVGVLITALNVFCRYLTGLFPDFIHLSLTWAEEIARYCFLWSALFGAAYGFRKGVHISVTMLLERFPPPYAKACVLGIHTLNAIFLAFMTYAGVMVCYDNYILGYMSEALHNVPLWIFLLCLPLAFFGATYRSIEKIYEVSWMEADKVIKNAENEMIHDSVTKD